A portion of the Mesobacillus sp. AQ2 genome contains these proteins:
- the ftsX gene encoding permease-like cell division protein FtsX encodes MKARTFRRHIRESFKSLGRNGWMTFASVSAVTVTLLLVGVFFVIMMNLNKVATTIEEDVEIRVHVDVAANDKDKKVLEQRINQVSGIKKVTYSPKEKELESLINSLGDEGEAFQLFEQDNPLNDVFVVKTKNPTDTMKVAKQIEKLEYVATVKYGQGKVEKLFGFIKVSRNVGLVLIVGLLFTAMFLISNTIKITIMARKREIEIMRLVGATNGFIRWPFFLEGLWLGILGAVVPIAVVSAAYYYAYDFLNEKLKDHFIRLLEFNPFVYQLSAILIIMGAAIGIWGSLMSVRKFLKV; translated from the coding sequence ATGAAAGCTAGAACATTCCGCCGCCACATTCGTGAAAGCTTTAAAAGCTTAGGCCGGAATGGCTGGATGACGTTCGCATCCGTAAGTGCCGTAACGGTTACCTTGCTTTTGGTCGGTGTCTTTTTCGTCATTATGATGAACTTAAATAAAGTCGCAACCACAATCGAGGAGGATGTAGAAATCCGAGTCCATGTGGATGTAGCTGCGAACGACAAAGATAAAAAGGTATTGGAACAGCGGATCAACCAGGTATCTGGAATTAAAAAAGTGACCTATTCTCCGAAGGAAAAAGAACTCGAAAGCCTGATTAACAGTCTCGGAGATGAAGGGGAAGCCTTCCAGTTATTTGAGCAGGACAATCCTTTAAACGATGTGTTCGTCGTAAAGACGAAAAATCCTACTGACACAATGAAAGTCGCGAAGCAAATAGAGAAGCTGGAGTATGTAGCAACTGTAAAATATGGTCAGGGCAAGGTGGAGAAACTTTTCGGTTTTATAAAAGTAAGCCGTAATGTCGGACTCGTCTTGATTGTCGGACTTCTTTTTACTGCAATGTTCCTGATTTCTAATACGATTAAGATTACAATCATGGCGCGTAAACGAGAGATTGAGATTATGAGACTCGTTGGGGCCACAAATGGTTTTATCAGATGGCCGTTCTTCCTTGAAGGCCTATGGCTGGGTATCCTTGGAGCAGTGGTGCCGATTGCCGTCGTATCAGCAGCGTATTATTACGCTTACGACTTCTTGAACGAAAAGCTAAAAGATCATTTCATAAGATTGCTAGAATTCAACCCGTTTGTGTACCAGCTGTCTGCGATCCTGATTATCATGGGTGCGGCAATTGGAATCTGGGGAAGTCTCATGTCCGTCCGCAAGTTCTTGAAGGTGTAA
- the ftsE gene encoding cell division ATP-binding protein FtsE, giving the protein MIDMQDVYKTYSNGIMAANGINVHIDAGEFLYVVGPSGAGKSTFIKMMYREVKPSKGSIIINGVNLAKLKDSKVPLLRRNIGVVFQDFKLLNTLSVYENVAFAMEVIEESPQYIKKRVMETLDLVGLKHKARSLPTELSGGEQQRVAIARSIVNAPKVVIADEPTGNLDPDTSWEIMNIFEEINMRGTTIVMATHNKEIVNTIKHRVIAIENGRIARDEMKGDYGYES; this is encoded by the coding sequence ATGATTGATATGCAGGATGTTTACAAGACTTATTCCAACGGTATCATGGCCGCAAACGGAATTAATGTTCATATAGATGCTGGTGAATTTTTATACGTGGTAGGACCCAGCGGTGCTGGGAAATCTACTTTTATAAAAATGATGTATCGTGAAGTGAAGCCTTCCAAGGGTTCCATCATTATAAATGGTGTTAATCTCGCAAAGCTTAAGGACAGCAAAGTACCATTGCTGCGCCGAAATATTGGCGTCGTATTCCAGGACTTCAAATTGCTCAATACTCTTTCAGTCTATGAAAATGTCGCGTTCGCGATGGAGGTTATTGAGGAATCGCCGCAATATATCAAAAAGCGAGTAATGGAAACTTTGGATCTAGTCGGGTTGAAGCATAAAGCTAGATCGCTTCCGACTGAGCTTTCAGGCGGGGAGCAGCAGCGTGTTGCCATCGCTCGTTCAATAGTGAACGCACCAAAAGTGGTAATCGCCGATGAGCCAACTGGTAACCTTGACCCGGACACTTCATGGGAAATTATGAACATATTCGAAGAAATTAATATGAGGGGAACCACGATTGTCATGGCCACCCACAACAAAGAAATCGTCAACACAATCAAGCATCGCGTCATCGCGATAGAGAACGGCCGGATTGCGCGTGATGAAATGAAAGGTGATTACGGATATGAAAGCTAG
- a CDS encoding CoA-disulfide reductase has translation MAKKVVIVGGVAGGATTAARLRRLDEQTEIVMIERGEYISFANCGLPYYIGGAIQERDALLVQTVEGMSKKFNMDIRNLSEVTRIDRERKVVEIHDLKTGKTYEENYDVLVLSPGASPIKPPIPGIDEAEALFTLRNIPDTDKIKAYVDERKPMKATVIGGGFIGVEMAENLWERGVEVTLVEMADQIMAPIDFEMASILHQHLREKGVNLILEDGVKSFENNGKLINLNSGKQIDTDLVILAIGVTPENKLAKEAGLELGLRGAIRVNERLQTADESIYAIGDAIEVKDYINGQATHIPLAWPANRQGRIVADHINGIDSKYQGTLGTSIAKVFNMTVAATGNNEKTLKRLGISYDVVHVHPSSHAGYYPGAFPIALKLIFDRETGKIFGAQAVSYDGADKRIDVLATAIKGGMTIFDLPDLELAYAPPYSSAKDPVNMAGYAAKNIAEGLVETVQWHEINDILANGGYLIDVREPIERDMGLIEGSVNIPLGELRDRLDEIPTKEVYVYCQVGLRGYLASRILKQARFNVRNLDGGYKTYSCVFEPDASENCGTPISDNGVAQRNLAMEEIAAGAAQSSVGLAVEAAPVAPAAPVAPPTVKTTLDACGLSCPGPIMKVYKTIGDMKDGEVMEVHATDPGFAKDIKAWCEKTGNKLVSNKFEDKKFKAQIMKGNVVVTLNTMAAPVEVPTGVPAAAPAKNGATMVVFSGDLDKAIATFIIASGAAAMGKEVTLFFTFWGLNILKRNDAPATEKDMMAKMFSMMMPKGANDLPLSKMNMGGMGAKMIKTVMANKNVDSLETLMKNAMDAGVKLVACGMSMDLMGISKEELIDGVEIGGVAAYLGDAEDSGLNLFI, from the coding sequence ATGGCTAAAAAAGTGGTAATCGTAGGTGGAGTTGCTGGCGGAGCTACAACAGCTGCCCGGTTGAGAAGATTGGATGAACAAACAGAAATCGTGATGATCGAACGCGGTGAATACATTTCTTTTGCCAACTGCGGCCTTCCTTATTATATCGGCGGTGCCATCCAGGAGCGCGATGCATTGCTTGTGCAGACAGTTGAAGGCATGTCTAAAAAGTTCAATATGGACATCCGCAACCTAAGCGAAGTGACGCGAATTGACCGTGAACGCAAGGTAGTGGAAATCCATGATTTAAAAACAGGTAAAACATATGAAGAAAATTATGATGTACTGGTTCTATCACCTGGAGCGAGTCCTATTAAACCTCCGATTCCGGGTATCGATGAAGCTGAAGCATTGTTCACACTTCGCAATATTCCGGACACTGATAAAATCAAGGCATATGTCGATGAGCGGAAGCCGATGAAAGCAACAGTCATCGGCGGCGGTTTCATCGGTGTCGAAATGGCCGAAAACCTTTGGGAACGCGGCGTCGAAGTGACACTTGTCGAGATGGCTGACCAGATCATGGCGCCGATCGACTTTGAGATGGCTTCTATTTTACACCAACATCTACGGGAAAAAGGCGTGAACCTGATCCTAGAAGATGGTGTGAAATCTTTTGAAAACAACGGTAAACTGATCAACCTGAATAGCGGCAAACAAATCGATACTGATCTGGTAATACTTGCGATTGGCGTTACTCCTGAAAATAAATTGGCTAAGGAAGCAGGCCTGGAGCTTGGACTTCGCGGTGCAATCCGTGTTAATGAAAGATTGCAGACAGCCGATGAAAGCATCTACGCTATCGGTGATGCGATTGAAGTAAAAGATTATATCAACGGCCAGGCGACTCACATTCCGCTCGCATGGCCGGCCAACCGCCAGGGACGCATCGTCGCTGACCATATCAACGGCATCGACTCCAAGTACCAGGGAACACTCGGAACATCCATTGCGAAGGTGTTTAACATGACAGTTGCCGCAACAGGCAATAACGAAAAGACATTGAAGCGCCTTGGCATTTCTTACGATGTCGTTCACGTTCACCCAAGCTCTCACGCTGGCTACTATCCAGGCGCCTTCCCTATCGCACTTAAATTGATCTTTGACCGCGAGACAGGAAAAATCTTTGGAGCTCAGGCGGTGTCTTATGATGGCGCCGACAAACGAATCGATGTTTTAGCAACTGCCATCAAAGGCGGCATGACGATTTTTGACCTTCCGGATCTTGAGCTGGCATACGCGCCGCCATACTCTTCTGCAAAAGATCCGGTCAACATGGCGGGCTATGCAGCGAAGAATATCGCTGAAGGTCTTGTGGAAACCGTTCAATGGCATGAAATCAATGACATCCTTGCAAACGGCGGCTACCTGATTGACGTCCGCGAGCCAATCGAGCGCGACATGGGCCTGATTGAGGGTTCTGTCAACATCCCGCTTGGCGAGCTGCGCGACCGCCTAGACGAGATTCCGACGAAAGAAGTGTATGTATACTGCCAGGTCGGCCTGCGCGGGTACCTTGCTTCTCGTATCCTGAAGCAGGCTAGGTTCAATGTTCGCAACCTGGATGGCGGATACAAGACTTACTCTTGCGTGTTCGAGCCAGATGCGAGTGAAAACTGTGGTACACCAATTAGCGATAATGGTGTGGCTCAGCGCAATCTTGCGATGGAAGAGATTGCTGCGGGTGCGGCCCAGAGCAGTGTTGGATTGGCCGTTGAGGCGGCTCCAGTTGCACCGGCAGCTCCAGTTGCTCCACCGACTGTAAAAACCACCCTTGATGCCTGCGGCTTATCCTGTCCTGGCCCAATCATGAAGGTGTACAAAACAATCGGTGACATGAAGGACGGCGAGGTGATGGAAGTCCATGCAACTGACCCAGGCTTCGCGAAGGACATCAAGGCATGGTGCGAAAAGACCGGCAACAAGCTGGTCAGCAACAAGTTTGAAGATAAGAAATTCAAGGCGCAAATCATGAAAGGAAACGTTGTGGTGACTTTGAATACGATGGCTGCACCGGTGGAAGTTCCTACTGGCGTACCAGCTGCTGCCCCTGCTAAAAACGGTGCGACCATGGTCGTATTCAGCGGTGACCTCGACAAGGCCATCGCAACCTTCATCATCGCATCCGGAGCCGCGGCGATGGGTAAAGAGGTAACTTTGTTCTTCACCTTCTGGGGACTGAACATCTTGAAGCGCAACGACGCACCGGCCACCGAGAAGGATATGATGGCAAAAATGTTCAGCATGATGATGCCGAAAGGCGCGAACGACCTGCCATTATCCAAGATGAACATGGGCGGCATGGGCGCCAAGATGATCAAGACCGTCATGGCCAACAAAAATGTCGACAGCCTCGAAACCTTAATGAAAAACGCTATGGACGCCGGTGTTAAGCTTGTCGCCTGCGGCATGAGCATGGACCTCATGGGGATTTCCAAAGAAGAGTTAATCGACGGAGTCGAAATCGGCGGAGTTGCAGCATATCTTGGAGATGCTGAGGATTCTGGATTGAATTTGTTTATATAG
- a CDS encoding peptidoglycan DD-metalloendopeptidase family protein, with protein sequence MKKQILSLAVVSTLSLGSLVSPLSVNEAKAASISEMQKEKNALQNKRSGINSEINKNKSKIGELQTEQQSLNDQIKKLDLGVEDAEKKIEVKNAEIAQTTAEIEQLKVEIAELIKRIEKRNELLKDKARSFQENGGTVNYIDVLLGAQSFSDFVDRVSAVTTIVQADKDILEQHRLDKEELEKKQNEVETKLNNLQGMKKELEALKVKLNAQIKEKNKLMSTLKHEEEQMHAENLEMSEAADVLAAQEAAMAQAIQLEKKRQAEIAAERARQAELARQRAAAAAKAKSSGGGSTSTPAPDPEPVAAAPSSGGMIIMPASGRISSGLGSRWGSYHAGIDIANRGSNVPIHAAADGVVIRSYYSSSYGNVIFVAHSINGQTWTTVYAHMSARMASNGQVVSRGQRIGTMGNTGQSYGQHLHFELHRGSWNASKSNAVNPAAYW encoded by the coding sequence GTGAAAAAGCAGATACTCTCACTAGCAGTAGTCAGTACTTTAAGCCTGGGTTCTTTAGTAAGCCCATTATCAGTAAATGAAGCAAAAGCAGCAAGCATCTCGGAAATGCAAAAAGAAAAGAATGCATTGCAAAATAAACGTTCAGGCATCAATTCTGAAATCAATAAAAATAAATCTAAGATCGGTGAGCTGCAAACTGAACAGCAAAGTCTGAATGACCAGATCAAAAAACTTGATTTAGGTGTTGAAGACGCAGAAAAGAAAATTGAAGTAAAAAATGCGGAAATCGCACAGACTACCGCTGAAATCGAGCAATTAAAAGTAGAAATCGCTGAATTGATCAAGCGTATCGAAAAACGCAATGAATTGCTTAAGGACAAGGCACGTTCTTTCCAGGAAAATGGCGGTACTGTAAACTATATCGATGTCCTTCTTGGAGCACAAAGTTTCAGTGATTTCGTTGACCGTGTAAGTGCGGTAACAACAATCGTACAGGCTGATAAAGATATCCTTGAACAGCACAGATTGGATAAGGAAGAGCTTGAAAAGAAGCAGAATGAAGTAGAAACAAAGCTTAATAACCTTCAGGGAATGAAGAAGGAACTAGAAGCATTAAAAGTGAAGCTGAACGCTCAAATTAAAGAAAAGAACAAGCTTATGAGCACTCTTAAGCATGAAGAAGAGCAGATGCATGCGGAGAATCTAGAAATGTCAGAAGCCGCGGATGTTTTGGCGGCACAGGAAGCTGCAATGGCTCAGGCAATTCAACTAGAAAAGAAACGCCAGGCTGAGATCGCAGCCGAAAGAGCGAGACAAGCTGAGCTTGCAAGACAAAGGGCTGCGGCTGCTGCAAAAGCGAAAAGCAGCGGTGGCGGAAGCACTTCAACTCCAGCTCCAGACCCAGAACCAGTAGCGGCAGCACCATCATCAGGCGGCATGATCATCATGCCGGCAAGCGGACGCATCTCATCTGGACTTGGCAGCCGTTGGGGTTCATACCATGCAGGAATTGATATTGCCAACCGTGGATCGAACGTACCAATTCATGCTGCGGCAGATGGTGTTGTCATTCGCTCTTATTATTCCTCAAGCTATGGGAATGTTATTTTTGTAGCACACTCAATTAATGGACAAACATGGACAACTGTTTATGCACATATGAGTGCGCGTATGGCCAGCAATGGTCAAGTGGTTTCCAGAGGACAAAGAATTGGCACAATGGGCAATACTGGACAATCTTATGGACAGCACTTGCACTTTGAACTGCACAGAGGATCGTGGAACGCTTCTAAATCAAACGCTGTAAACCCAGCTGCATATTGGTAA
- a CDS encoding YitT family protein: MNPALDKLIEYVYVLIGSGIVAISFNVFLLPNRVASGGVSGISTILDATLGWEPAYVQWAFNIPLFIAGVVLLGRQYGYKTLAGTIFLPFVVFLTNDVKPWTLDPLLGSLFGGIGVGLGLGIVFRGNASTGGTDLAAQIIHKYTGLSLGTCVALIDGLIVLSAAIVFDIERGLYALIGLYVTSKTIDLVQVGIGRSKMAMVITNRQDEVREAILNKIDRGVTKLSAYGGYTDQERPIIMCVVDQTEFTKLKQLVQSIDPAAFVIVMDASEVLGEGFKRA; encoded by the coding sequence ATGAATCCAGCTTTGGACAAGCTGATTGAATATGTATATGTGTTGATAGGTTCAGGGATTGTGGCTATATCGTTTAATGTGTTCCTGCTGCCAAACCGTGTTGCTTCAGGAGGAGTGAGCGGGATCAGTACAATTTTGGATGCGACGCTTGGCTGGGAGCCAGCGTATGTGCAGTGGGCATTTAATATTCCGTTGTTTATTGCCGGGGTTGTTTTACTTGGAAGGCAATATGGGTATAAAACTCTTGCAGGGACCATTTTTCTTCCATTTGTTGTGTTCCTGACGAATGATGTGAAGCCTTGGACTCTCGATCCTTTGCTTGGGTCATTGTTCGGCGGTATTGGTGTCGGTCTGGGCCTTGGGATTGTATTCAGAGGAAATGCATCAACTGGCGGTACGGATTTGGCCGCGCAAATCATCCATAAGTACACGGGACTTTCACTTGGAACCTGCGTGGCGTTGATTGATGGGCTGATTGTATTGTCTGCAGCGATTGTCTTTGATATTGAACGAGGTCTTTATGCTTTGATCGGGCTTTATGTGACTAGTAAAACCATCGACCTTGTGCAGGTTGGTATCGGTCGCTCGAAGATGGCGATGGTCATCACGAACCGCCAGGATGAAGTTCGTGAAGCGATTTTGAATAAAATTGACCGTGGAGTGACAAAACTATCAGCATACGGCGGCTATACCGATCAAGAACGGCCAATCATCATGTGTGTAGTGGACCAGACGGAGTTCACAAAATTGAAACAATTGGTTCAATCCATTGACCCTGCTGCATTTGTGATTGTAATGGATGCTTCAGAGGTATTGGGTGAGGGTTTTAAAAGGGCTTAG
- the cccB gene encoding cytochrome c551, translating into MKKKLLALLMGTSLALAACGGGGDEAGGDKAGADPEKLFNQKCSSCHGGNLEGGVGPKLSDVGSRLSQDEIESTIANGKGSMPPKLLEGDDASAVAEWLANKK; encoded by the coding sequence TTGAAGAAGAAATTATTAGCTCTATTAATGGGAACCTCCTTGGCACTGGCAGCCTGCGGCGGTGGCGGCGATGAAGCTGGCGGCGACAAAGCTGGTGCAGATCCGGAAAAGCTTTTTAACCAAAAATGTTCAAGCTGCCATGGCGGAAATCTTGAAGGCGGCGTAGGGCCAAAATTAAGTGATGTAGGTTCACGTCTATCCCAGGATGAGATTGAAAGTACAATCGCCAATGGTAAAGGGTCAATGCCTCCAAAATTACTTGAAGGTGACGATGCATCTGCAGTTGCTGAATGGCTGGCAAACAAAAAATAA